One window of Amaranthus tricolor cultivar Red isolate AtriRed21 chromosome 13, ASM2621246v1, whole genome shotgun sequence genomic DNA carries:
- the LOC130798310 gene encoding uncharacterized protein LOC130798310 isoform X1 codes for MGCFISTPKEADGNRRRPSNIGEVSVFVPGLRIPKPVEFTQCLSDDVPKGVVDRLSALRTQIVVMVGHEALTVTRSRRKTATQHGSSTLSDLLQALEDYLPVLMGLVKDGSHLQHKIQFAWVNQEDVIEETAMSNAWYEVLSVLHLMAMLSLSQANLLLLPRISTDGYQPKVSDESRRASVDVFLKAAGYLDCAIRHVFPQLSVEMRRKLPVDLAEGVIRALSLQALGQGVDIQLGMAIDSAKATLAVKRRLACEMVKCWQQAQDNIMNLPLSNGWGEKHQLFIKYKYVEAKGAAYYYHGLILDEVNTEKSHGMAIAALQVADEYLKESKKACEAFNVNPPQSRNPPSWGTMKYLSEKIPKDTASKVRINRDLYTHEKIMETAPTLPDFSLALTPDEYQLPPVHSCWSGETTNSGQ; via the exons ATGGGGTGTTTTATATCAACTCCAAAGGAAGCTGATGGAAATAGAAGACGACCAAGCAATATTGGCGAAGTCTCTGTTTTTGTGCCTGGGCTTCGAATACCCAAACCAGTAGAATTCACTCAGTGCCTTAGCGATGAtgtaccaaaaggtgttgtagATCGCTTGTCTGCTCTCagaacacaaattgttgtaatGGTCGGCCATGAAGCCCTAACAGTCACAAGATCTAGAAGAAAAACTGCTACTCAACACG GAAGTTCCACTTTGTCTGATCTTTTGCAAGCTCTTGAAGATTACTTACCAGTTCTTATGGGATTAGTTAAGGATG GAAGCCATTTGCAGCACAAGATTCAATTTGCTTGGGTTAATCAGGAGGATGTTATAGAG gAAACTGCCATGTCTAATGCTTGGTACGAGGTTTTGTCAGTCCTACATTTGATGGCAATGCTATCATTATCTCAAGCAAACCTGTTACTTCTTCCCAGAATATCTACTGATGGCTATCAACCCAAGGTTTCAGACG AAAGCAGGCGTGCTTCTGTTGATGTATTCTTGAAAGCAGCAGGATACCTCGATTGTGCTATCCGCCATGTTTTTCCACAACTTTCAGTTGAAATGAG GAGAAAATTGCCTGTTGACCTAGCTGAAGGAGTTATTCGGGCGCTTTCCCTGCAGGCATTGGGCCAG GGTGTAGATATTCAACTTGGTATGGCAATTGATAGTGCGAAAGCTACACTTGCTGTTAAACGAAGGCTGGCTTGTGAAATGGTGAAATGCTGGCAACAG GCGCAAGATAATATTATGAATTTACCATTATCTAATGGATGGGGAGAAAAACATCAACTTTTTATCAAGTATAAGTATGTTGAAGCCAAG GGTGCTGCTTACTATTATCATGGACTCATTTTGGATGAAGTCAACACAGAGAAGTCCCATGGTATGGCTATCGCTGCCTTGCAAGTAGCCGATGAATATCTTAAAGAAAGTAAAAAGGCTTGTGAAGCATTCAACGTGAACCCTCCTCAATCAAG GAATCCACCATCATGGGGAACCATGAAGTATCTTTCTGAAAAAATTCCTAAAGACACGGCTAGCAAGGTGCGGATCAATCGGGATTTATATACACATGAAAA AATCATGGAGACAGCACCAACACTGCCTGATTTTTCTCTAGCACTTACGCCTGATGAATATCAATTACCTCCCGTGCATTCTTGTTGGAGCGGAGAGACTACAAATTCCGGGCAATAA
- the LOC130798173 gene encoding probable NADH dehydrogenase [ubiquinone] 1 alpha subcomplex subunit 5, mitochondrial, giving the protein MFLRRIARPLMAKVKETTGIVGLEVVPNAREVLISLYTKTLKEIQSVPEDEGYRKAVESFTRHRLKVCQEEFDWQTIEKRLGCGQVEELIEEAQDELKLIAHLNEWDAWGVPDDYECEVIENDAPVPKHVPLHRPGPLPEEFYKTMEAITSKSVNESAITDGDSKSKQ; this is encoded by the exons ATGTTCTTGAGAAGGATAGCGAGGCCATTAATGGCGAAAGTGAAGGAAACAACCGGGATCGTTGGGTTGGAGGTGGTTCCAAATGCACGGGAAGTTTTGATTTCTCTCTACACCAAAACCTTGAAAGAGATCCAATCTGTTCCCGAAGATGAAGGCTATCGTAAGGCTGTTGAAAGTTTCACTCGCCATCGTCTCAAGGTTTGCCAAGAGGAATTTGATTGGCAGACGATCGAGAAGCGTCTTGGTTGTGGTCAAGTTGAAGAACTCATTGAAGAAGCTCAAGATGAACTTAAGCTTATTGCTCATTTGAATG AGTGGGATGCATGGGGCGTCCCTGATGACTATGAGTGTGAGGTTATTGAGAATGATGCTCCAGTTCCAAAACATGTTCCATTACACCGGCCAGGACCGCTTCCTGAGGAATTCTACAAAACGATGGAGGCAATTACTTCAAAATCTGTCAATGAGTCAGCTATTACAGATGGTGATTCCAAGTCGAAGCAGTAG
- the LOC130798310 gene encoding uncharacterized protein LOC130798310 isoform X2: MGCFISTPKEADGNRRRPSNIGEVSVFVPGLRIPKPVEFTQCLSDDVPKGVVDRLSALRTQIVVMVGHEALTVTRSRRKTATQHGSSTLSDLLQALEDYLPVLMGLVKDGSHLQHKIQFAWVNQEDVIEETAMSNAWYEVLSVLHLMAMLSLSQANLLLLPRISTDGYQPKVSDESRRASVDVFLKAAGYLDCAIRHVFPQLSVEMRRKLPVDLAEGVIRALSLQALGQGVDIQLGMAIDSAKATLAVKRRLACEMVKCWQQAQDNIMNLPLSNGWGEKHQLFIKYKYVEAKGAAYYYHGLILDEVNTEKSHGMAIAALQVADEYLKESKKACEAFNVNPPQSR; this comes from the exons ATGGGGTGTTTTATATCAACTCCAAAGGAAGCTGATGGAAATAGAAGACGACCAAGCAATATTGGCGAAGTCTCTGTTTTTGTGCCTGGGCTTCGAATACCCAAACCAGTAGAATTCACTCAGTGCCTTAGCGATGAtgtaccaaaaggtgttgtagATCGCTTGTCTGCTCTCagaacacaaattgttgtaatGGTCGGCCATGAAGCCCTAACAGTCACAAGATCTAGAAGAAAAACTGCTACTCAACACG GAAGTTCCACTTTGTCTGATCTTTTGCAAGCTCTTGAAGATTACTTACCAGTTCTTATGGGATTAGTTAAGGATG GAAGCCATTTGCAGCACAAGATTCAATTTGCTTGGGTTAATCAGGAGGATGTTATAGAG gAAACTGCCATGTCTAATGCTTGGTACGAGGTTTTGTCAGTCCTACATTTGATGGCAATGCTATCATTATCTCAAGCAAACCTGTTACTTCTTCCCAGAATATCTACTGATGGCTATCAACCCAAGGTTTCAGACG AAAGCAGGCGTGCTTCTGTTGATGTATTCTTGAAAGCAGCAGGATACCTCGATTGTGCTATCCGCCATGTTTTTCCACAACTTTCAGTTGAAATGAG GAGAAAATTGCCTGTTGACCTAGCTGAAGGAGTTATTCGGGCGCTTTCCCTGCAGGCATTGGGCCAG GGTGTAGATATTCAACTTGGTATGGCAATTGATAGTGCGAAAGCTACACTTGCTGTTAAACGAAGGCTGGCTTGTGAAATGGTGAAATGCTGGCAACAG GCGCAAGATAATATTATGAATTTACCATTATCTAATGGATGGGGAGAAAAACATCAACTTTTTATCAAGTATAAGTATGTTGAAGCCAAG GGTGCTGCTTACTATTATCATGGACTCATTTTGGATGAAGTCAACACAGAGAAGTCCCATGGTATGGCTATCGCTGCCTTGCAAGTAGCCGATGAATATCTTAAAGAAAGTAAAAAGGCTTGTGAAGCATTCAACGTGAACCCTCCTCAATCAAG GTAG